A single genomic interval of Henckelia pumila isolate YLH828 unplaced genomic scaffold, ASM3356847v2 CTG_637:::fragment_2:::debris, whole genome shotgun sequence harbors:
- the LOC140873558 gene encoding putative disease resistance protein At1g50180, with amino-acid sequence MVDAAANMALETLRDLLIEEVKFLSSVEGHVEDVGRELQIMRDFLKDADKWQDRYNSATVHGWVLELMDLATRAEDVLERYVVEVTSKRGAKGLKKMLKRFTCILGDCVALHEIGNETAGILSRMAKLTKDLESIRNREGSSSFECHDDDQRLLRQTYGHGIEEHFVGMKKDMDLLLLNMQNDDRSYRVISICGMGGLGKTTLARKIYQHKLGFEARAWVCITQKLLQATTIFKQILKQLLPGENNEKRIMRMEEAELVTELYEIQRVKKCLVVLDDIWEIDHWNILKNAFPLAESNSKILLTTRNQLIADTEFVYKLDFLTEDESWDLLQKIALPIHQSQANSKQLEAIGRELVRKCGRLPLAVSVIGGILRGQKNLGEWKKVLENMDSYLKHGKGVHANDKRVEQVLNLSYNVLPYYLKLCFLFLGCFPEDRVIGVRDVYLIWMAEGLISSCDKGQNETLWDVAERYLNELASKCMVQVSSRSCRLHDLVRDLCLSKGKEDKFFEDSHGKIRRLAINLVDDNACSVEQFKNANLRSLVLLCNREKSYYDISDIWKNLLSGKFLKSLKVLVMEYCKFEDDKLPDSVRKLVMLKHLSIRYSCVLELPECVCQLPCLQSLDLRVSFGQVGRLALPNSIDKMGRLRHLFLGASWTIKKMDGGIRLDGLTELETLIGFDSKICDAKHLRKLTNLRRFLGRVYDIESLSVVVDHIIKIKDQLGEASLSISVTDMSSEEGSHLIDSLMHCPLNELRIYGRLRRLPNWEPQLVENLHSLSLDGSEIVEDPMETLLQHLPTLEILCLGSKSFSGTEMVCGSKGFPQLKELTLEGLSNLEGWRVEQGAMPNLSELEIWGCPKLNMIPQGITFLASLTKLTIREMPSDFISRLRRGGQDYHKITHIPFIDLLHLQEDTIFA; translated from the exons ATGGTTGATGCTGCTGCAAACATGGCTTTGGAAACGCTGCGTGACCTTTTGATCGAAGAAGTGAAGTTTTTATCCAGTGTTGAAGGTCACGTCGAGGATGTCGGAAGAGAGCTTCAAATTATGCGCGATTTCTTGAAGGATGCCGACAAGTGGCAGGACAGATACAACTCTGCCACCGTGCATGGTTGGGTTTTAGAACTTATGGATCTGGCAACGAGGGCTGAGGATGTTCTTGAAAGATATGTTGTTGAAGTTACATCAAAAAGAGGAGCCAAGGGCTTGAAAAAAATGCTCAAAAGATTCACTTGCATATTGGGTGACTGTGTGGCTCTTCACGAGATAGGGAACGAGACTGCAGGTATTTTGTCTCGCATGGCTAAACTCACCAAAGACCTTGAGTCTATACGTAATAGGGAGGGGTCGTCAAGTTTCGAGTGCCATGATGACGATCAACGATTGCTAAGGCAGACATATGGTCATGGGATTGAAGAGCACTTCGTTGGGATGAAGAAAGACATGGATCTTCTCTTATTGAATATGCAAAATGACGATAGGTCATATCGAGTGATCTCTATATGTGGAATGGGTGGTTTGGGGAAGACCACTCTTGCTAGAAAAATTTACCAACACAAGTTGGGTTTTGAAGCTCGTGCTTGGGTTTGCATAACGCAGAAACTACTTCAAGCAACAACTATTTTCAAACAAATTTTGAAGCAACTTCTTCCAGGAGAAAACAATGAAAAACGAATAATGAGAATGGAGGAAGCTGAGTTGGTGACAGAACTATACGAGATACAGAGAGTGAAGAAGTGTCTGGTGGTTCTTGATGATATATGGGAAATTGATCATTGGAACATCTTGAAGAATGCATTTCCACTTGCAGAATCGAATTCCAAAATTTTGCTCACCACCAGAAATCAGTTGATTGCGGACACAGAATTTGTCTACAAACTAGATTTCTTGACGGAGGATGAAAGTTGGGATCTGCTTCAAAAGATAGCTCTTCCCATCCATCAATCTCAAG CTAACTCGAAACAGTTGGAAGCTATAGGAAGGGAATTGGTTCGCAAATGTGGGCGTCTACCCCTAGCAGTATCTGTTATTGGTGGAATTTTGCGAGGACAAAAAAATTTAGGGGAATGGAAAAAGGTCCTCGAGAATATGGATTCGTACCTAAAGCACGGGAAAGGTGTTCATGCCAATGATAAAAGGGTAGAACAGGTGCTAAATTTGAGTTACAACGTACTGCCTTACTATCTAAAGTTATGTTTTCTATTTTTAGGATGTTTTCCAGAGGACAGGGTTATAGGTGTGAGAgatgtttatttgatatggatGGCAGAAGGATTGATTTCATCATGTGATAAAGGGCAAAATGAAACTCTTTGGGATGTTGCTGAACGCTATTTAAATGAACTAGCAAGCAAATGCATGGTTCAGGtgagttcaagatcatgtcgGCTTCATGATTTGGTGAGAGATTTATGTTTGTCAAAGGGAAAAGAAGACAAGTTTTTCGAGGATTCTCACGGAAAAATTAGAAGATTAGCAATCAATTTGGTGGATGACAACGCATGTAGTGTTGAACAGTTTAAAAATGCAAACTTGCGATCTCTTGTATTGCTATGCAACCGGGAAAAAAGTTATTATGATATTAGTGACATCTGGAAAAATTTACTTAGCGGCAAGTTCCTCAAATCTCTCAAAGTCTTGGTAATGGAATACTGCAAATTTGAGGATGATAAATTACCTGATTCTGTGAGAAAACTAGTGATGCTCAAGCATTTGAGTATAAGATATAGTTGTGTCCTGGAGTTGCCAGAATGTGTCTGTCAACTGCCATGTTTGCAATCATTGGATCTGCGTGTGAGTTTTGGTCAGGTTGGACGTCTTGCATTACCAAATTCGATTGATAAGATGGGACGATTGAGGCATCTGTTTCTGGGTGCTTCTTGGACAATAAAGAAGATGGACGGTGGGATAAGACTCGATGGCTTAACGGAATTGGAGACATTGATTGGGTTTGATAGCAAGATCTGTGATGCTAAACATCTCCGCAAACTAACCAATCTCCGACGTTTTTTAGGGCGTGTTTATGATATAGAAAGCTTATCCGTGGTAGTTGATCACATCATTAAAATCAAGGATCAGCTTGGGGAGGCAAGTTTATCCATTTCTGTCACGGATATGAGTTCCGAAGAAGGTTCACATCTTATTGATTCGTTAATGCATTGCCCGCTCAATGAATTGAGAATTTATGGGCGATTGAGGAGATTGCCGAATTGGGAGCCTCAGTTAGTCGAGAATCTTCATTCTTTGAGCCTTGATGGTAGTGAAATTGTGGAAGATCCGATGGAAACACTACTACAACATCTTCCCACGCTAGAGATTCTTTGCTTGGGCAGTAAATCATTTTCCGGAACAGAAATGGTTTGTGGGAGTAAGGGATTTCCTCAGCTGAAGGAACTTACACTTGAAGGATTGAGCAATTTAGAGGGATGGAGGGTGGAACAAGGGGCAATGCCAAATCTTTCGGAGCTCGAAATCTGGGGTTGTCCAAAATTGAACATGATCCCACAAGGAATCACTTTCCTGGCTTCCCTCACAAAGCTCACCATTCGTGAAATGCCCAGCGATTTCATTTCGCGGTTGAGAAGAGGAGGACAAGATTACCACAAAATCACTCATATACCATTCATTGATTTGTTACATTTACAAGAAGATACAATTTTTGCTTGA